A window of Mytilus edulis chromosome 10, xbMytEdul2.2, whole genome shotgun sequence contains these coding sequences:
- the LOC139491591 gene encoding L-rhamnose-binding lectin ELEL-1-like, which produces MLIWFLICSCFLPMLPCDAYCGKTVKIQEDILHSLLNMKRPSCGRRISSDVTNVIICEGQFAYVRCKYPTKIKVVKAIYGRSEDKRICPHSSIKTTSCKSSSSDAKIKKQCNGKRICKVGATNSLYGDPCGGTYKYTELKYRCY; this is translated from the exons ATGCTTATCTGGTTTCTGATTTGCTCTTGTTTCCTGCCCATGCTACCTTGTGATGCTTATTGTG GCAAAACAGTTAAGATACAAGAAGATATTCTCCATTCCTTGCTAAACATGAAAAGACCATCATGTGGCAGAAGAATATCATCAG ATGTAACCAATGTTATAATTTGCGAAGGTCAATTTGCTTACGTGAGATGCAAATATCcgacaaaaataaaagttgtaaAGGCTATATACGGTCGTTCAGAAGATAAACGTATTTGTCCACACAGCAGCATCAAAACTACATCATGTAAGTCATCATCATCCGATGCAAAGATTAAAAAGCAGTGCAACGGGAAAAGAATATGCAAAGTTGGAGCCACCAATAGTCTTTATGGCGATCCGTGTGGTGGCACATACAAATATACTGAACTGAAATACAGATGTTATTAA